In Synechocystis sp. PCC 6714, the following are encoded in one genomic region:
- a CDS encoding efflux RND transporter permease subunit, whose protein sequence is MSSPNSVFSLSGLAIRRHIATLMLTLAIIVLGVFAIFSLPVDLLPSITYPRIGVRLDAPGVAPEVAVDEITRPLEAALSATEGVVQVYSQTREGQISLDLFFEPGGNIDQALNDATATFNRARNQLPDSLETPRLFKFDPSQLPVYEFAVTSPELSGPSLRVFAEEELARELGVVPGVASVNVSGAAQEEVRINVDLQRLQRSGVSLTQVLDALQSRNVDISGGRIVGTESEPLTRTVGRFASAQEIEDLVVGTVPGIEGQPAQKIYLRDVATVIDGTEEERIFVTLNGNPAVKVSVQKQPEANTIEVVDGVKKRLDDLRGEGIIPQAAELTTTLDDSVFIRNSVNNVVVSGLIGTVLAAIAVLLFLGSLRQTLIIVLAIPLATMAAIIVMKAFGLSLNVFSLGGLALGVGIVVDNSIVMLETIAEGAGMTPGKTVSPDLGKRGMINLAINRSQTVESALVASTSTNLVAVLPFLMIGGFIALIFNELILTISFAVAASILVAVTLVPMAASRLLAIRRRSGLGNWFFFREFNRRFEGATAAYARFLSTLIRHRLVAVASIFIIFGGSSLWMVGQIPQEILPRINTGQANLFAQFPPGTPLEDNQRLMTIVDDILINQPETEYAFTTVGGFLFGSNVNANALRSSSTITLKPNTDVEAFTERVTAELEALNLVDIRLRMAPGQLRGLILSNSPLRNVDVDVILQGNDADELDQAGQKVLAALGEKVKLTRFRPDADARQPEVQIRPDWQRATELGLTTQAIGQTIQTALDGAVPTQLQRENRLVDVRVKLDNDLLSGPGDLAQIPLFIDGDRPIRLGDVATIDQGRAPGEIQRINQRPVFLIAGTLVEGARLSEALAEVDQVLSAIELPPGVSRLPSTAAASNEQLQSSLVILGGLAAFLVFVVMAVQYNSLLDPLVIMFTLPLALAGGILGLFITQTAIGATVIVGTVLLVGIVVNNAIIMVELANQIWAEEGISREAAILRAAPQRLRPILMTTITTVLGMFPLALGIGQGSELLQPLGIVVFSGLSLATLLTLFLIPCLYVLLHQWEGVDIEKVKTDLESRLVEEDLSTKIQ, encoded by the coding sequence ATGTCCTCCCCCAACTCCGTTTTTAGTCTGAGTGGCCTGGCCATCCGTCGGCACATTGCTACCCTCATGCTCACCCTGGCCATTATTGTGTTGGGGGTTTTCGCCATTTTTTCTCTGCCGGTAGATTTGTTGCCCTCCATCACCTATCCCCGCATTGGAGTACGATTGGATGCCCCAGGAGTTGCTCCAGAAGTGGCGGTGGACGAAATTACCCGACCGTTGGAAGCGGCCCTATCAGCTACGGAAGGTGTCGTACAGGTTTACTCCCAAACCAGGGAAGGGCAAATTAGCCTGGATTTGTTTTTCGAGCCGGGGGGCAATATTGACCAGGCATTGAACGATGCCACCGCTACGTTTAACCGGGCCCGTAACCAGTTACCGGATAGTTTGGAAACCCCTCGACTGTTTAAGTTTGACCCTTCTCAATTGCCGGTGTATGAGTTTGCGGTGACTTCACCGGAGTTGTCAGGGCCATCGTTGCGGGTATTTGCGGAAGAGGAGTTAGCACGGGAATTAGGGGTGGTGCCGGGGGTGGCATCGGTGAATGTGTCGGGGGCCGCCCAGGAGGAAGTCCGGATCAATGTGGATTTACAACGGCTACAGCGGTCGGGGGTTAGTTTGACCCAGGTGTTGGATGCTTTACAGAGCCGTAATGTGGATATTTCCGGGGGCAGAATTGTTGGTACGGAATCGGAACCTTTAACCCGTACAGTGGGCAGATTTGCTTCAGCCCAGGAGATCGAGGATTTAGTGGTGGGTACAGTGCCCGGGATCGAAGGTCAACCGGCCCAAAAGATCTATCTTCGGGATGTGGCCACCGTCATTGACGGTACAGAGGAAGAACGAATTTTTGTAACCCTCAACGGCAACCCAGCGGTAAAAGTGAGTGTGCAGAAACAACCGGAGGCTAACACCATTGAAGTGGTGGATGGGGTTAAAAAGCGTTTAGATGACTTACGCGGGGAAGGCATTATTCCCCAGGCGGCGGAACTAACCACCACCTTAGATGATTCTGTTTTTATTCGTAATTCGGTTAATAACGTTGTTGTTTCTGGGCTAATTGGTACGGTGCTGGCGGCGATCGCCGTTTTGTTATTTCTCGGTTCTTTGCGACAGACGTTAATCATTGTCTTGGCTATTCCCCTGGCCACCATGGCAGCGATCATTGTTATGAAGGCCTTCGGCTTATCCCTGAACGTTTTTAGTTTGGGGGGATTAGCCCTGGGGGTGGGCATTGTGGTGGATAACTCCATTGTGATGTTGGAAACCATTGCAGAAGGGGCGGGCATGACCCCCGGCAAGACAGTTTCTCCCGATTTAGGTAAACGGGGCATGATTAACTTGGCGATCAACCGTAGTCAAACGGTGGAGTCTGCGCTGGTGGCTTCCACTAGCACTAACCTGGTGGCGGTGTTGCCCTTTTTAATGATTGGTGGCTTCATTGCCCTGATTTTTAATGAATTAATTTTGACGATCAGTTTTGCGGTGGCGGCTTCCATTTTGGTGGCCGTGACCCTAGTGCCCATGGCGGCTTCCCGTTTATTGGCCATTCGGCGCCGGAGTGGTTTAGGTAACTGGTTTTTCTTTCGGGAATTTAACCGGCGTTTTGAAGGAGCCACGGCGGCCTACGCCCGTTTTTTATCCACCCTGATCCGCCATCGATTGGTGGCAGTGGCTTCTATTTTCATTATTTTTGGCGGCAGTAGTCTATGGATGGTGGGGCAGATTCCCCAGGAAATTTTGCCCCGCATCAATACGGGTCAAGCTAATCTGTTTGCCCAGTTTCCCCCCGGCACTCCTTTGGAAGATAACCAACGCTTGATGACGATCGTGGATGACATCCTCATCAATCAGCCGGAAACAGAATACGCCTTTACCACGGTAGGTGGATTTCTTTTTGGCAGTAACGTCAACGCCAATGCCCTCCGCAGTTCCAGCACCATTACCCTGAAACCTAATACCGATGTGGAAGCATTCACTGAACGGGTGACAGCGGAATTAGAAGCGTTGAACTTGGTGGATATTCGTCTGCGGATGGCACCGGGACAGTTGCGGGGTTTGATTTTGAGTAATTCTCCCCTACGCAACGTAGATGTGGATGTAATTCTCCAGGGCAACGATGCCGACGAGCTAGATCAAGCAGGCCAGAAGGTTTTAGCGGCATTGGGGGAAAAGGTGAAGTTGACCCGTTTTCGTCCCGACGCTGATGCCCGTCAACCGGAAGTCCAAATCCGTCCCGATTGGCAAAGGGCGACGGAATTAGGCCTAACCACCCAAGCCATTGGGCAAACAATCCAAACCGCTTTAGATGGTGCTGTGCCCACCCAGTTACAACGGGAAAATCGCCTGGTGGACGTTCGGGTGAAATTGGACAATGATTTGCTCTCTGGCCCTGGGGATTTGGCGCAAATTCCCCTCTTCATTGATGGCGATCGCCCGATCCGTCTGGGGGATGTGGCCACCATTGACCAAGGTCGGGCACCGGGGGAAATTCAACGCATTAACCAACGGCCTGTGTTTTTAATCGCTGGTACGTTAGTGGAAGGGGCCCGCCTGAGTGAAGCTCTAGCAGAAGTTGACCAAGTTTTATCTGCCATAGAGTTGCCTCCTGGGGTTTCTCGACTGCCCAGTACAGCGGCGGCGAGCAATGAACAGCTACAGTCTTCCCTGGTGATTTTAGGGGGCTTGGCGGCCTTCCTGGTCTTTGTCGTTATGGCGGTGCAGTACAACTCTCTACTTGATCCCTTGGTGATTATGTTCACCCTACCTTTGGCTTTAGCAGGGGGAATTTTAGGGCTGTTCATCACCCAAACGGCGATCGGGGCCACCGTGATTGTGGGCACAGTGCTTCTGGTGGGTATTGTGGTCAACAACGCCATCATCATGGTGGAGTTAGCCAATCAAATCTGGGCTGAGGAAGGTATCAGTCGAGAAGCAGCTATTTTAAGGGCTGCCCCCCAACGCCTACGACCGATTTTGATGACCACCATTACCACAGTGTTGGGCATGTTTCCCCTAGCTTTGGGCATTGGACAAGGATCAGAATTGCTCCAGCCTTTGGGCATTGTGGTCTTTTCAGGTCTTTCCCTCGCTACTTTACTAACCTTATTTTTAATTCCCTGTTTATACGTGTTGCTACATCAATGGGAAGGGGTTGATATAGAGAAGGTTAAAACCGATTTGGAATCCCGCTTAGTAGAGGAGGATTTATCAACAAAAATCCAGTAA
- a CDS encoding efflux RND transporter periplasmic adaptor subunit produces MNNYSPPQRLRRQLSLLSLLSFSLIGCADLWEQNVKAQTENTESSPAIAVDVALAKPQPLTKELEYTGTTAPVREASIKAQIEGRLQKLLVDVGDRVGGEEVLAEIEDDLLLGAVDQAKAEKMAQRSEVLTAQSQVGDAQIRVEQARLQLQQAQADIIRLETSLNARIEQARLEVDQTQADAARFRLLAEEGAGGVQQAEQAETRARQAKEILRNEQASASQQLSQAKTAAKTASQILNSAIAQVQIEQQRVGAATAQMNAQRASIDQAQTRQEYATIRAPFPGRVLRRLSESGNLVQPGTEILQLGDFRQLEINVQVSELELAQIALQQKVNVKLDAFPGQSFTGVVTRISPQADVNSRLVPVEITMDNPGEKIGAGLLARVSFGSSAETNVVVPESAIVDEDSIFVVTKAGEKDVLERRSVTLGQTTNGKVEIVAGLAPQERFVVRSSRPLQPDSQIRLSVLSEK; encoded by the coding sequence ATGAATAATTACAGCCCCCCCCAACGTCTGCGACGGCAACTCTCCCTGCTAAGTTTGCTAAGTTTTTCCCTGATCGGTTGCGCCGACCTGTGGGAACAGAATGTTAAAGCCCAAACAGAGAACACTGAATCGAGCCCGGCGATCGCCGTGGATGTGGCCCTGGCCAAACCCCAACCATTGACCAAGGAGTTGGAATATACAGGCACCACCGCCCCGGTGCGGGAAGCATCCATCAAAGCCCAGATTGAAGGGCGGTTGCAAAAGCTACTAGTGGATGTGGGTGATCGGGTTGGGGGAGAGGAGGTGTTGGCGGAAATTGAAGACGATCTATTGCTGGGGGCGGTGGACCAGGCCAAAGCGGAGAAAATGGCCCAGCGTTCGGAAGTTTTAACTGCCCAGAGTCAGGTGGGGGATGCTCAAATTCGAGTGGAACAGGCTCGTTTGCAATTGCAACAGGCCCAGGCTGACATTATCCGTTTGGAAACTTCCCTCAACGCCCGCATTGAACAAGCTCGGTTAGAAGTGGATCAAACCCAGGCCGATGCCGCCCGCTTTCGTCTCCTAGCTGAAGAAGGGGCCGGTGGGGTGCAACAGGCTGAACAGGCCGAAACCCGGGCCCGTCAAGCCAAGGAAATTTTGCGTAACGAACAGGCCAGTGCTAGTCAACAATTAAGCCAGGCTAAAACAGCGGCCAAAACTGCATCCCAAATCCTCAACTCGGCGATCGCCCAGGTGCAGATTGAACAGCAGAGGGTGGGGGCGGCCACTGCCCAGATGAATGCCCAGCGAGCTTCCATTGACCAAGCCCAAACTAGACAAGAATATGCCACCATTAGGGCGCCATTTCCGGGGCGCGTATTACGGAGATTAAGTGAATCGGGCAATTTGGTACAACCGGGGACAGAAATTTTGCAACTGGGGGATTTTCGTCAGTTGGAGATTAACGTGCAGGTATCAGAACTAGAACTGGCCCAGATTGCCCTACAGCAAAAGGTCAACGTCAAGCTAGATGCATTTCCCGGCCAGTCTTTTACCGGCGTGGTAACCCGCATTTCCCCCCAGGCCGATGTTAATTCCCGCCTTGTACCGGTGGAAATAACCATGGATAATCCCGGTGAAAAAATTGGGGCTGGGCTGTTGGCCAGGGTCAGTTTTGGTTCCAGTGCAGAGACCAATGTGGTGGTGCCCGAATCCGCCATTGTTGATGAAGATTCTATCTTTGTGGTGACCAAGGCAGGGGAAAAAGATGTGTTGGAAAGGCGATCGGTTACCTTGGGCCAAACGACCAACGGCAAAGTGGAAATTGTGGCGGGCTTAGCTCCCCAGGAACGTTTTGTTGTCCGCAGTAGTAGACCGCTACAACCGGATAGCCAAATTCGTCTCAGCGTTTTGTCGGAAAAATAG
- a CDS encoding type IV pilus twitching motility protein PilT, with product MALEYMIEDLMEQLVEMGGSDMHIQAGAPVYFRVSGKLEPINEEVLTPQESQKLIFSMLNNSQRKELEQNWELDCSYGVKGLARFRINVYKERGCYAACLRALSSKIPNFEQLGLPNIVREMAERPRGLILVTGQTGSGKTTTLAAILDLINRTRAEHILTIEDPIEYVFPNVRSLFHQRQRGEDTKSFANALREDPDIVLVGELRDLETIALAITAAETGHLVFGTLHTNSAASTIDRMLDVFPANQQAQIRAMLSNSLLAVFAQNLVKKKAPKPGEFGRALVQEIMVITPAIANLIREGKAAQIYSAIQTGAKLGMQTMEQGLATLVVSGVISLEEGLAKSGKPDELQRLIGGMAPQAAAKRR from the coding sequence ATGGCTTTGGAATACATGATCGAAGACCTCATGGAGCAGTTGGTGGAAATGGGTGGCTCCGATATGCATATCCAGGCGGGGGCGCCGGTCTATTTCCGGGTGAGTGGTAAATTAGAACCCATCAATGAAGAAGTCTTAACTCCCCAGGAAAGCCAAAAGTTAATCTTTAGCATGCTCAACAATTCCCAGCGGAAAGAACTGGAACAAAATTGGGAGTTAGACTGTTCCTATGGCGTTAAGGGGTTGGCTCGCTTTCGGATCAATGTGTACAAAGAACGGGGGTGCTACGCCGCCTGCCTACGGGCCCTTTCCTCCAAAATTCCTAACTTTGAGCAACTGGGACTGCCCAACATTGTGCGGGAAATGGCGGAACGTCCCCGGGGACTAATTTTGGTCACAGGACAAACTGGGTCGGGTAAAACCACCACTTTGGCGGCAATTTTGGACTTAATCAACCGTACCAGGGCGGAGCATATCCTCACCATTGAAGACCCGATTGAGTATGTTTTTCCCAATGTCCGCAGTTTGTTTCACCAGCGGCAACGGGGGGAAGACACCAAAAGTTTTGCCAATGCTCTCCGGGAAGATCCGGACATCGTTCTGGTGGGGGAATTGCGGGACTTAGAAACCATCGCCCTCGCCATCACTGCGGCGGAAACCGGGCACTTGGTGTTTGGGACTCTGCACACCAATTCTGCGGCTAGTACTATCGACCGGATGTTGGATGTATTCCCCGCTAATCAGCAAGCCCAAATCCGAGCCATGTTGTCAAACTCTTTGCTGGCAGTGTTTGCCCAAAACCTAGTTAAGAAAAAGGCGCCCAAACCCGGCGAGTTCGGCCGAGCGTTAGTGCAGGAAATTATGGTCATCACTCCGGCGATCGCCAACTTAATTCGGGAAGGCAAAGCAGCCCAGATTTATTCTGCCATTCAAACCGGAGCCAAGTTGGGTATGCAAACCATGGAACAAGGCCTGGCCACGTTGGTGGTGTCTGGGGTAATTTCCTTGGAAGAAGGTTTGGCTAAAAGTGGTAAGCCGGACGAACTCCAACGGCTGATCGGTGGTATGGCTCCCCAGGCGGCAGCTAAACGCCGCTAG
- a CDS encoding type II secretion system F family protein, giving the protein MATFVAQVKDRKGKTTKAKVEAMSPEQARAILRQQYAAIGTIKPVSGEINLEFLENLLNKVTVKDKAVFSRQFSVMINAGVAIVRCLGVLSEQCPNPKLKRALTGISGEVQQGTNLSEAMGKYPECFDDLYVSMVEAGETGGVLDEVLNRLSKLLEDMARLQNQIKSAMAYPVAVGFLAVVAFLGMTIFLIPVFAGIFDDLGGELPALTKFMLALSAFLRSPMAIIPVVGIIVAVFLFKKYYGTYAGRRQVDGVMLKLPLFGPLNEKTAVARFCRVFGTLTRSGVPIIQSLEIVCNTVPNKIISDAIAGAIGEIQQGGMMSLALQQSKVFPSLAIQMISIGEETGELDAMMMKVADFYEDEVEQTVKALTSIIEPAMMVLIAGMVGTILLSMYLPMFAIFDQLG; this is encoded by the coding sequence ATGGCTACGTTTGTTGCTCAAGTTAAAGATCGCAAAGGTAAAACCACCAAAGCCAAAGTGGAAGCCATGAGCCCAGAACAGGCTCGGGCTATTCTCCGCCAGCAGTATGCGGCGATCGGTACAATTAAGCCAGTTTCCGGCGAAATAAACCTCGAATTTCTGGAAAATTTACTTAATAAAGTTACCGTCAAGGATAAAGCAGTTTTCTCCCGACAGTTTTCCGTCATGATTAACGCCGGCGTGGCGATCGTTCGCTGCCTAGGAGTGCTTTCTGAACAATGCCCTAACCCGAAACTTAAACGGGCCCTAACAGGTATTAGTGGGGAAGTGCAACAGGGCACCAACCTTTCTGAAGCTATGGGCAAATACCCTGAATGCTTTGATGATCTCTACGTCAGCATGGTAGAAGCCGGAGAAACTGGGGGGGTTTTAGATGAAGTACTCAACCGACTTTCCAAACTGCTCGAAGACATGGCTCGTCTGCAAAATCAGATTAAGTCTGCCATGGCCTATCCTGTGGCAGTGGGTTTTCTGGCAGTGGTGGCGTTTTTAGGGATGACTATCTTTCTTATTCCCGTATTTGCGGGCATTTTTGACGACCTCGGGGGGGAACTGCCTGCCTTAACCAAGTTTATGCTAGCTTTGAGCGCTTTTCTAAGAAGTCCAATGGCGATTATCCCCGTTGTTGGTATTATCGTGGCCGTTTTTCTCTTCAAGAAATATTACGGTACCTATGCAGGGCGGAGACAGGTAGATGGAGTGATGTTGAAACTACCCCTGTTTGGTCCCCTCAATGAAAAGACCGCCGTGGCGAGGTTTTGTCGAGTATTTGGTACCCTAACCCGGTCTGGAGTACCCATTATTCAATCTTTGGAAATTGTCTGCAACACTGTCCCCAACAAAATAATTTCTGATGCGATCGCCGGTGCCATCGGTGAAATTCAGCAGGGCGGGATGATGAGCTTGGCTCTGCAACAAAGTAAGGTGTTTCCCTCCTTGGCGATTCAGATGATCAGTATTGGTGAAGAGACGGGGGAACTGGATGCCATGATGATGAAGGTGGCAGACTTTTACGAAGACGAGGTGGAACAAACGGTAAAAGCTTTGACTAGTATTATTGAGCCAGCCATGATGGTGTTAATTGCTGGCATGGTGGGGACAATTCTCCTTTCCATGTACTTACCGATGTTTGCCATCTTCGATCAGTTGGGTTAA
- the gap gene encoding type I glyceraldehyde-3-phosphate dehydrogenase gives MLKIGINGFGRIGRLVARIAMVNPQVTLVGINDLVPASNLAYLFKYDSTHGSYDGTVVATEDGIVIDGQFIPCFSQRDPAQLPWRDLGVDYVVESTGLFTTYDTAENHLKAGAKRVVISAPTKDPERIPTFVVGVNHLSYNADTDKIVSNASCTTNCLAPIAKVLDDNFGIVEGLMTTVHAMTATQPTVDGPSKKDFRGGRGAAQNIIPSSTGAAKAAALVLPQLKGKLTGMAFRVPTPNVSVVDLTFKTEKATSYEEISAAMKAAAEGELKGILGYTEDDVVSMDFRTDPRSSIFDAGAGIGLNSNFFKVVSWYDNEWGYSCRVIDLMLAMANKDGLI, from the coding sequence ATGTTAAAAATCGGCATCAACGGCTTTGGTCGCATTGGCCGTCTTGTGGCTCGCATTGCCATGGTCAATCCCCAGGTCACCCTAGTGGGTATCAACGACCTCGTACCAGCGTCCAACTTAGCCTATTTGTTCAAATACGATTCCACCCATGGTTCCTACGACGGTACCGTCGTGGCCACAGAAGATGGCATCGTCATTGATGGCCAATTTATTCCCTGTTTTTCCCAACGGGACCCCGCCCAATTGCCCTGGCGAGACCTGGGAGTCGATTACGTAGTGGAGTCCACCGGTTTATTCACCACCTACGACACTGCCGAAAATCATCTCAAAGCTGGTGCCAAAAGGGTAGTCATCTCCGCCCCCACTAAAGATCCAGAAAGAATTCCCACCTTTGTGGTGGGGGTAAATCATCTCAGCTACAACGCCGACACCGACAAAATAGTTTCCAATGCTAGTTGCACCACCAATTGCTTAGCTCCGATCGCCAAAGTCTTGGATGATAATTTCGGCATTGTGGAAGGATTGATGACCACAGTTCATGCGATGACAGCCACCCAGCCCACCGTCGACGGCCCCAGCAAAAAAGACTTCCGGGGAGGTAGAGGAGCGGCTCAAAACATTATTCCCTCCTCCACTGGGGCGGCCAAGGCCGCAGCGTTAGTACTGCCACAATTGAAAGGCAAATTGACCGGCATGGCCTTCCGGGTGCCTACCCCCAATGTATCTGTGGTGGATCTGACTTTTAAAACAGAGAAAGCCACCAGTTACGAAGAAATTTCTGCCGCCATGAAGGCCGCTGCCGAAGGAGAACTCAAAGGAATTTTGGGTTACACAGAAGACGATGTGGTTTCCATGGATTTCCGCACCGATCCCCGTTCCAGTATTTTCGACGCCGGGGCCGGCATTGGTTTGAACAGTAACTTCTTCAAGGTCGTTTCTTGGTACGACAATGAGTGGGGCTATTCCTGTCGGGTAATTGATTTGATGTTAGCTATGGCAAATAAAGATGGTCTGATTTAG
- a CDS encoding Npun_F0494 family protein: MDTSLASPKALAGYSPRTHNRAQRAWRCCPFYLDLFRAMAQASVPLPTIAGQRGVDQGFCPQPLTENRVERELMWLIQVGLLRREVDGQGITDSFRLTPLAKQILNQYPGEQRSFPSPPWWERLRNRFAFWLAPLITLLGYW; the protein is encoded by the coding sequence ATGGATACCTCTTTGGCTTCCCCCAAAGCATTGGCTGGCTATAGTCCTCGCACCCATAACCGGGCCCAGAGGGCTTGGCGATGTTGCCCTTTTTATTTAGATTTATTTCGGGCCATGGCCCAGGCCAGTGTCCCCCTACCAACGATCGCCGGACAAAGGGGCGTAGATCAGGGTTTTTGTCCACAACCACTGACGGAAAATCGTGTGGAAAGGGAACTGATGTGGTTAATTCAGGTGGGTTTATTGCGGCGGGAGGTCGATGGCCAAGGCATTACCGACAGTTTTCGCCTCACGCCTTTGGCCAAACAAATTCTGAACCAATACCCTGGAGAACAAAGAAGTTTTCCTTCTCCCCCTTGGTGGGAACGTTTGCGGAATCGGTTTGCCTTCTGGCTCGCCCCCCTCATTACCCTACTGGGATATTGGTAG
- the pdxH gene encoding pyridoxamine 5'-phosphate oxidase translates to MDGVSLADLRLNYTQGGLTEAEVTDHPFAQFHIWLQQAIAAELPEPNAMTLSTLSEEGHPVGRMVLLKGLDERGFVFYTNYDSAKGQQLTAHPWAGLVFWWAALERQVRVDGRVEKIDPAESDAYFQSRPRGSQLGAWASPQSQIVGDRQVLEDNLARWEKEYENQTIPRPPHWGGFRVIPHRIEFWQGRPSRLHDRLQFNLLNGQWQRVRLAP, encoded by the coding sequence ATGGATGGGGTTTCCCTAGCGGATTTGCGATTGAACTATACCCAAGGGGGGTTAACGGAAGCAGAAGTAACGGATCATCCCTTTGCCCAGTTCCACATTTGGCTCCAACAGGCGATCGCCGCTGAGTTGCCCGAGCCCAATGCTATGACTTTGAGCACCCTGTCCGAGGAAGGCCATCCAGTGGGACGCATGGTCTTGCTCAAGGGCCTGGATGAACGGGGCTTTGTTTTTTATACCAACTATGACAGCGCCAAGGGGCAACAATTGACCGCCCATCCCTGGGCAGGCTTGGTTTTTTGGTGGGCAGCCCTAGAAAGGCAAGTGCGGGTGGATGGTCGGGTGGAAAAAATTGACCCCGCCGAGTCCGATGCCTATTTCCAGTCCCGACCCCGGGGTTCCCAATTGGGGGCCTGGGCTTCTCCCCAAAGTCAAATCGTCGGCGATCGCCAGGTGTTAGAAGACAATTTAGCCCGCTGGGAAAAGGAGTATGAAAACCAAACTATCCCCCGGCCCCCCCATTGGGGAGGATTTCGGGTCATTCCCCATCGCATCGAATTCTGGCAAGGCCGGCCTAGTCGTCTCCATGACCGTTTGCAGTTTAATTTGCTTAATGGCCAATGGCAACGGGTGAGGCTAGCACCATAA
- a CDS encoding segregation/condensation protein A, translating to MTSSAASHAIDTLIEMAHQGEINPWDVSVIDVIDRFLQDLGILSSLDLSFQQQNLPRSGQAFLWASMLVRYKADTLHTLEQEPEEILPEAELEEWNEGQSPRLPKDLENRLRRRTAVPPLQRRRVTLAELIDQIEAIAVEIEKSEQKPKRVKRARPQSRREALQIITELAHQENLTELASQLEQFLQTRLPEILPDFPHRPWVDLDTLLRCWHHHLDPDKLPDKKDKVGVFWALLLLSSQSKVALSQEEFYEDLQVQIIDPEENIQLTLDREIETVNLA from the coding sequence ATGACATCATCTGCGGCGAGTCATGCCATCGATACCCTGATCGAAATGGCCCACCAAGGGGAAATTAATCCCTGGGACGTGTCAGTGATCGACGTGATTGATCGTTTTTTACAAGACTTAGGCATTCTCAGTAGTCTAGACCTTAGTTTTCAACAGCAAAATTTACCCCGTTCCGGCCAAGCTTTTCTCTGGGCATCCATGCTAGTGCGCTACAAAGCAGACACTCTCCACACATTGGAGCAGGAACCAGAAGAGATTTTACCTGAAGCTGAGTTGGAAGAATGGAACGAAGGCCAAAGCCCCCGGCTACCCAAAGATCTGGAAAATCGTTTACGTCGCCGCACCGCTGTCCCCCCCCTGCAACGTCGTCGGGTTACCCTAGCGGAATTGATCGATCAAATTGAGGCGATCGCCGTTGAGATCGAAAAAAGTGAACAAAAACCTAAACGGGTTAAACGAGCCCGACCCCAATCCCGGCGGGAAGCCCTACAAATCATCACCGAATTAGCCCACCAGGAAAATTTAACGGAGTTAGCAAGTCAATTGGAGCAATTTTTGCAAACCCGTCTGCCGGAGATTTTGCCCGATTTTCCCCATCGTCCCTGGGTAGATTTGGACACATTACTCCGTTGTTGGCATCATCACTTAGATCCAGATAAATTGCCAGACAAAAAAGATAAAGTTGGCGTATTTTGGGCTTTACTCCTCTTAAGCTCCCAATCTAAAGTTGCCCTTTCCCAGGAAGAGTTTTACGAAGATTTACAAGTTCAAATCATTGATCCTGAAGAAAATATACAGTTAACTTTAGATCGAGAAATAGAAACAGTAAACTTAGCCTAG